TGGGGATCAGCTGGTCAAGATAACGGGGAGTAATGAAGGACTGCTGTCCTATGTCGTCCTCTATTCCCCAGATGGATTCTCTTATGAGCCTGTTTGCGGGGCTGTCGAGCTGGTGAAGCTCGGAATAATCTACTCCTATCCGTTTTTCGTTCATCTGCAGTATGGTGCCTCCGATTGAATTTTAGGGAATTTTCGTAATTGAATCTACACTCTAATTGGCTAAACGCAATAAACGGTCCTTGAGCAGAGTGTCATTTGCTGCTAGGTGCGCAATGGAACTGAATTTCTGAGATGTTGCGACGTGTTTCGGCCGGACCGGCATCTCATCATTAACGGCGGAGAACTCTCTTTAGGAGGGCACAGAAAAAAATTTTCGGAATTGACCGACGACGGGGTGAAAAAAAAGAGGAGGTACTAAAGAGAACCTTTCGGATCCCCTTCAAATACCTCCTCAATTAAACTGATCAAAACGCTAAAGATTCTAAAACAGCAAACCCAAGTCCGACAGACTAGAATATCTGAACGTCAAAGTCATAACGGAAACCGAGGCTTAAAGTATTTACGTCATCGCCCCCATCCTCGTCAGCTAATACCCATTCGGCAAAGACGTCTAAGGCGGGATGTACCTCTTTAATCAAAGTAACGTTATAGATCATCCTTTCGCTTCCGTCGTCTGGGTCGGACATGAAAAAGCCCGCGAGCAATTTAACGCTACCAAAAGTGTAGGCGGAGGCTATGTCGAGAGTAAAGGGGTTCATTTCAGTGCCGTCATCGTAATTGTCCGTTATGTACTGGTAAGTAACGGCGAGGTACAGGTTCTCGATTACATTCAGGCTGCCGCCGACACCGAAGAAATTCCTCTCAACGTTGTCATCGTCCCTGTTCTGCCGCAAGTAGGATGCGCCGATGTAAATCGGGCCAGAACTGAAGCCCGCGCCGATCGAAGCTGCGTCAACGCTGTCGGCATTAGAGGCGGAGGCATCGGAGCCATAGTAAGCATCGTTCTCGACCTCACCATCTACCTGCATGCCTGCGTTTACTTTTAAACCCGCAATACTGTGTGAGTATGTTACCAGATTGCTGCTCCGGAAAGGACCCTGATGATCATATCCGAAGGGGCTTCCGCGATGGTAAAAAATGTCGGTTACTTCTGCTACAGTGTTAAAATAGGGGTCCCACTGCTTACCGATAGCTACCATTCCCAGGTCATCGCTTTTAATACCCACGTAAGCCTGGCGCGCGTCGCCGAAATTGCCGTTTTGCTCAATATCAACGTCCCACTCCCCGTGCAACACTGCGGACAGACCTTCGGTTATCTGCGTGGTGGCTTTGAGGCCGACTCGTGAAAGCGCGTCGGTGATGTCGGCTGAGCTCCCGTCACTGTTTTCATAGGTAAGCCTCGGCCAGAACCTGCCGTAGATTGAAACATCGGTATCCTTAACCAGTGCTTCCCCAGGCATTGCCTCTTCGGCCATCGGTTCCTCAGCCATTGCTTCTTCGGCTATCGGTTCCTCGGCCTCTCCCCCGCCTGCAAATGCTGAAAGCGGTACTGCCAACATCCCGGATGCCAGCAGACAAATCATTAAAACCCTTTTGATAAAGTAATTCATTTTTCTCCTCCTTTTATCATAAGGTGCAATATATTCACTCAGTTAAAAATCTATTATGTCCAACTCTTCAAGGCGAAACAATGCAGATGGCTTTGAAAACCATCTGGGGGCAACAGCAATAAATCTGTTTAGGCTCGGTACTGCAATCGACCCATATAATTGCCGTTGACGACTCGATGCAATCATAACAGCATCCCGTTCGTCTTTATTAAGTAATAGGTTCATCTGATATATCGATTTCTATTCTATCATAAATAGCAGATGTTTTTAAAGGGATTTTTCGAAGCAAGCCGTCAAAACCAGAATATCGGGGATTTTAACATTATGGTTTGATCTTCATGTTTTCAGGCGTCCGGTTATGTTGAAGACTCTGAAACTTTTCTGGTTAAGGAAGTCGAATCATGACGTCTAAAAATCAGTTCAAGTAAAACCCAGAACCGGATTCCGAAAAACTTCTGCATTTATATTCCGCGGGAAATATGGGCTAATCATCAAACTTAAGAAGGGTTCCTTTCCTTTTTAGCTGGGTTTTTTCCGAAAGAGCATGAGAGACGATGGGAAGAGCTATGGTGGCGTCGCAGTAGCACTGAACCAAGCTGCCTTCGGGATTTTCCTTTCCCCAGGAAACCGCCTCTTCGAACGTGCACCCCGAAAGTCCCCCCCATTGGGGAGAATCGGTCGTGATCTGGATTGCGTATCTATGAGGATAGTAGGTTTCCTGCTCCCCGGTTCCCTTGCGGTTAAGCCCAAGCGCTCTTCCTGGAATCTTCCTGTCTTCGTAAAGAAGGTCGCCCGTGACGGCAAAGAGCTGAATAAAGTCTTTCGGAACCCCGCCACCTATGTAAACCACTCCCGTGTCAACCACGCTCTCGCCCATTCCCATAAACTCTACGTAGTCCTGTATGGCGTCGATCGTGAGATGATGTCCCTTGCTTTCGGCTATGAGCGCCGCGTCTCCGTAAGGGCTGTCCGCTATGGCGGGGCAGAAGACCGGAACTTCGTTTCTGGCGGCCGTGGCTACGATGCAGTTTATGTTTTTCTTGTCGAGCCACTGTCCGCATCTTTTTAGGAATTCTCTTGAGGAATAGCTTCGGGATTTGTCAAGAGTCATTATGAATTCGGCTAAAAGTTCGGTCATCTCAAGGTAGTCGGGCTCGGTTCCGTAAACGTCGTAGTAGCGGTTTATCCCCTCGGAGAAAAGCTTTGAGTCGTCTTCGTTAGGAGTTCCCTGCCAGTACGAAAAACCCATCGCTTCCACTATGTCCTCGGAGATATTCGCGCCCGTGGGTATCAGAACGTCAATATACTTGTTTTCGATTAGCCAGTTTATTACTTTCCACTGTCCGGTTGTTGAAAGGGAGCCCGCGTATCCGAAAAAGATGGTGAGATTCTCAGCTTCCACCATCTTGCAGAGAACGTCCACTACCCTGCCCAGATTTCTACCCTGAAATCCCGTCTGCGCCATCTCCTCGAGCAGTCTTGAGATCGGCTTCTCGGGAGAAACCTCTATCGCTTTTACTTTTTCCCCAAGATAGCCTGATTCTTCCTTCACGTTCTTTTTCTCCTTGCTAAACTCTTATGTCCACGAGTCTTTTCGGTACGTAGACGAAGTTTTTTATCTCCCGCCCCGCTATGTACTCCTTTACCCGGCTGTCGGAAAGGGCGATTTCCCTAACGGTTTCCTCGTCTGCGTCCGCGCTTAAGGAGATCTGGTTTCTCACTCTGGAGTTAACTCTTACGGGTATGGTTATCTCCGCGCTCTCAAAAGCGCTCTCGTCCCACTTTATCCACTCCTTGTCAACTAGGCTTCCGCTTTCTCCTGAAAGTTCCCAGAGTTCCTCCGCGAAATGGGGAGCCATAGGGTAGATAAGCCTCGTTATCGCGAGTAGCGACGCGCGGGCGTGCTCTCTTTCCACGCTTTTTTCTTTCCAGAGTGTGCTGAGTTCATTGAAAAGCTCCATTACGGCCGATATTGCGGTGTTGAACTTGAAACTCTCTATGTCTTCTGTGACTTTTTTTATCGCCCGGTTGGTCGTGGCGGCGAGAACAGCCGATTTCCCCCCTGCCGGCAGTTCCCGTATCTGCTCTTTATTTTCCGGTTCGGCGAAAAACCCGGTGGCGAAACGCCAGACCCTGCCGAGGAACCTGAACATTCCGTTTACTCCTTGTTCGCTCCACTCAAGATCTTTTTCCACGGGGGCGGCGAAGAGCATGAACATCCTTACGGTGTCAGCCCCGTAGCGAACTATCATGTCGTCGGGGTCCACGGTGTTCCCGAGAGACTTTGACATTTTTGCCCCGTCTTTAACCACCATCCCCTGGGTGAGAAGATTTTCAAAGGGTTCGTCGAGTTGGAAAACGCCGATGTCCCTGAGCACCTTCGTGAAGAACCTCGAGTAAAGCAGGTGAAGTATGGCGTGCTCTATTCCGCCTATGTACTGATCCACGGGAAGCCAGTAAGAAGTTTTTTCAGGCTCGAACATGCCGCCTTTAAAATCGGGAGAGGCGTACCTAAGGAAATACCAGGAGGACTCGACAAACGTATCCATTGTGTCGGTTTCTCGCTTCGCAGGTTCCCCGCAGGCGGGACAGCTTGTCGCGATGAAGCTTTCGATCTTGGAAAGAGCGGGGATTCGCTCTCCGTCAATATCTATCTCAAGCGGGAGTTCCACTGGAAGATCGGAGTCTGGAACCGGAACCTCTCCGCACTGCTCGCAGTAAACTATAGGTATCGGTGCTCCCCAGTAGCGCTGCCTTGAGATTCCCCAGTCCCGAAGCCGGTAGTTGATCTTGGTTCCGCCCGTGGCGTTTTTCTGGAGAAATTCTGCTATTTCCCCGAAGGCTTCCTGGGAGGTGAGACCCGAGAGCCATTCAGAATCCCCGAGAACACCTTTTTCCGTAAATGCTTCTTTTTCGATGTCAAAGACGCTTCCGTCGTCAGGGAAAATCACCTGTTTTATCTGAAGACCGTATTTTTTCGCAAACTCCCAGTCTCTCTGATCGTGCGCGGGAACACTCATTACCGCACCCGTTCCGTAGCTCATGAGGACGAAGTTCGCGGTCCATACAGGTATTTTCTCCCCGCTTATGGGGTGGATGGCCTCTATTCCCAGAGGGACGCCGCTTTTTTCCATGGTTTCAATCTCAGCTTCGGAGACAGGCGCCTTGCGACACCGGGCGAGAAAGTCCGCCACCTCGGAGTTTTTCTTAGCCGTCTCCTCTACAAGCGGATGCTCGGGGGCCAGGGCTAGATAAGTCACCCCCATAATAGTGTCCGGGCGCGTGGTAAATATCTTCAAAACGCTCTTTTCCCCGTCCACGCGGAATTCGGCCTCAACTCCCTCGGATCTCCCTATCCAGTTCCTCTGCATGGTTTTAACCGCGTCGGGCCAACCCTTCATCTTTTCAAGTTCGTCCAGCAGCTCTTCTGAGTAATCACTTACCCTTAGGAACCACTGCGGTATTTCCTTTTTTTCGACAACAGCCCCTGAGCGCCATCCCTTCCCGTCAATCACCTGCTCATTTGCGAGCACTGTCTGGTCAACCGGATCCCAGTTGACAACGGAAGTCTTTCTGTACGCTAGCCCCTCGCGGTGAAGTCTGGTGAAAAGCCACTGTTCCCAGCGGTAGTATTCAACGTCGCACGTTGCGATCTCCCGGTTCCAGTCGTAGCTGAACCCGAGGCGCATGAGCTGCTGTTTCATCTGTGCTATGTTGGCCCGTGTCCAGGTCGAGGGATGTATGGCGTTTTGTATCGCCGCATTTTCGGCAGGCAGTCCGAAAGCGTCCCACCCGATTGGGTGAAGAACGTTAAAGCCCCTTGCCCTTTTGAATCTCGAGACAACGTCCCCGATCGTGTAGTTCCTCACGTGCCCCATGTGGATTCTCCCTGACGGGTATGGGAACATTTCAAGAACGTAGTATTTTTCCCCGGAGGTCTCCTCGGAGACCTTGTAGGTGCCTTTTTCCGCCCAGAAATCCTGCCACTTTTTCTCGATTTCCTGCGGTTTGTATTCTCTCTCCATTCCGAGGGGAAAGCGTTTGACGGGTTTAGGTCTGGGGTTTTTGCAAACGCGGTCTTATTCTAATTAAAACCCGCCTTGCTTTCAAACCCCTTCGCTACCTACTGCCGTTTGTGTTAAACTTCCTTTCCGGCGAGCAATGAGTTCCAGTGAATTTTACGAGACGGCGCGGGCGCTTGAGAACTATCTTCGGTTCTGCAAGGAGATCGGTATAGAGGAATTGCCGGCTGAGTTTGCCGCTGGAGGCACCGAAATAGCGGATACGGAGAGAAACGGAACCGTTCTTTTAAGTGATCGCAGGAAATCTAGGGATTCATCTGCGGTCAAGACGCTTTCCGAGATAAGAGAGGAACTAGGGGACTGCACGAGGTGCCGTCTCTGCGAGACCAGAAAGAGCATAGTGTTTGGCGAGGGGAATCCCAAGGCAAGGCTCGTGTTTGTGGGTGAAGGTCCCGGAAGGGACGAGGACATTCAGGGAAGGCCCTTTGTCGGAAGGGCGGGACAGTTGCTTACGAAGATAACCCAGGCGATGAAGCTTGAGAGAAAGGACGTGTACATATGCAACGTTGTAAAGTGCCGTCCTCCGGGGAACAGGAACCCGCAACCGGACGAAGTGGCAAGCTGCGAGCCTTTTCTTATGAAACAGATAGAAAGCATAAACCCCGAGGTAATAGTTTCTCTCGGAAGCGTCGCTACTGGATTGATGCTCAAGCTTAAGAACTTCAAGATGGGGCAGTTAAGAGGCACTTTTCACCAGTACGGGGACTCAAAGCTTATGATTACGTACCACCCAGCCGCGCTTCTGCGAAACCCGTCTCTTAAAAAACCCGTCTGGGAAGACATGAAGCTTGTAATGAAGGAACTTGGGATACCTGTCAGCGGGTGATTAGCTCAGTGGATTAGAGCACAGGCCTCCGGAGCCTGGGGTCGGGGGTTCGAATCCCCCATCGCCCGCCACAATGTTAACCCAAACGCAGCCAAACGTACTCCAGAGTTATTTCCTAAGGACGGTGTACATGGTTTTCTCATCGGACCAGTTGATCTTGTCGGGATCTTCGTAGGATTCACGGATGTTTTTCCTGAACTCCGCAAGGGATCTTTCAAACTTCTGGCTCTCATAGAGATAAAAAGTCGAGTAGTGCTTGCTCTGCGCCCTCTCAACCAGTTCCTGCAGGGAATTCTCCCTGGCGAGAATAAATGTTTTCGTCTCAATAAGCTCAAGCCCCTCTGTGCTTTTGATCTCTGCCTCAAGCTTTTCGGTGTTGTAAAAATCCGATTCCTTCTGGTTAAACGACGGGAAGTGTTTTCCCCATATGCTTTTCATGCTCTGGGTCTTGGTTCTTGTGTAGATAAAAAGAAACGATCCCTCTTTGAGCACCCTTGCACTTTCCCTCAGGAATTTCGGGGCGTTGAAAAAATGTATGGCGTTGAAGCAGAATACGGCGTCAAGGGCACTGTCCCCGATTGGAAGTTCCTGGGCCATGGCGATTTTGGTCACGTAGTTTCGGATGTCGTGATCCTCAAGGTACTGCTCGAGGCTCTCAAGCATGAACTCGTTTGTGTCATAGCAGTAAAGAAACAGGTCCTCCTTGCCCAGATGCTCGAAGAAAAGTCTTGCGTATCTTCCTGCTCCGGCCCCCACGTCGGCAGCCTTTATTTTCCCCTTGTCCCCTATTATTCCCTTTATGTAGAGCACGGGTTCTGAGTCTGTGACTCTCAGGGACCTGTAGATGGCCGCTACCCGCGCGTAGTGATTCTGTGTCTTCTTTATAAACTGTTGGCTTTTCATTTGTTCCTCTCCGGTGTGAGTATGAAGTTGCGATTGCTGCTTGGTCGATTAAGGCTTCAGCTCCGGGACTGAGAGCCTAGGATATTTTTCTGAAAACTTTCCGCGACTTCCCGAAACAGGTAAGCGACCGTGTCGGGAAGGTCGTCAACCCCGCACCATTTTCTTTTTCTATCCCTTTCGTAATCCCCCGTATCTTCAATGGCCCTGGCGCGGAAAAAAGTGTAGAGAACGTGCCTTTTTCCTCCTTCAATGACCATTATGTCGAGAGGCTGCTCTATTTCCACTTTGTATCCGCTTTCCTCAAGACATTCCCTCTCCGCCGCCTCGGCGGGAGTTTCCCCGTAATCGACTCCTCCGGCGGGAAAGACCCATGAATCATTGAGCTTTCTTGAACTCACTAGAATGACTTCAATCTCCCCGAGGTTGTTTTCCCTGTAAGCTACGACGCCTGCCTTCTGTACGGGTTTACGCATTTAGGTGAGAATGTTAGCCTAAAAATAGAATATGAACAGAAAGAAATTATTATTTTTTCCGAGCGGAGGAAATTTCTCAGACGGGTTCCTCAAGGCTGGAAACATCTTACGTTGCATGGAACTTATTTTTGATCGGACTATATGATTCTCCCATTCCCCGAAGAGGAGGTTTGAGTGTCAAACAGACTTAAAAACGAAAAGAGCCCCTATCTTCTCCAGCACGCGGAGAACCCGGTTGACTGGTATCCGTGGGGAGAGGAGGCGTTCGAGAAAGCCCGGGAACTTGGAAGGCCGATATTTCTTTCCATAGGATACTCGACCTGTCACTGGTGCCACGTTATGGAACGCGAATCCTTTGAGGACGCAGAGGTAGCGGGGCTTATGAACGAGAACTTCGTCTCGATCAAGGTTGACAGGGAGGAACGTCCCGACATTGACAATATCTACATGACTGTCTGTCACGTGATTTCAAGGAAAGGCTGCGGCTGGCCTCTTAACATAGTCATGACGCCCGAGGGGGAACCTTTTTTTGCCGGAACCTATATACCTAGGGAGAACCGTTACGGTAGAGTCGGGATGAAGGAGCTTGTGCCGGCGATAAAGGAACTCTGGGAGAACAAGAGGGAAGAGGTTCTGGAGTCGGCCCGGCAGATAACCGACGCTGTTTGCA
The nucleotide sequence above comes from Candidatus Dadabacteria bacterium. Encoded proteins:
- a CDS encoding porin; the protein is MNYFIKRVLMICLLASGMLAVPLSAFAGGGEAEEPIAEEAMAEEPMAEEAMPGEALVKDTDVSIYGRFWPRLTYENSDGSSADITDALSRVGLKATTQITEGLSAVLHGEWDVDIEQNGNFGDARQAYVGIKSDDLGMVAIGKQWDPYFNTVAEVTDIFYHRGSPFGYDHQGPFRSSNLVTYSHSIAGLKVNAGMQVDGEVENDAYYGSDASASNADSVDAASIGAGFSSGPIYIGASYLRQNRDDDNVERNFFGVGGSLNVIENLYLAVTYQYITDNYDDGTEMNPFTLDIASAYTFGSVKLLAGFFMSDPDDGSERMIYNVTLIKEVHPALDVFAEWVLADEDGGDDVNTLSLGFRYDFDVQIF
- a CDS encoding deoxyhypusine synthase yields the protein MAQTGFQGRNLGRVVDVLCKMVEAENLTIFFGYAGSLSTTGQWKVINWLIENKYIDVLIPTGANISEDIVEAMGFSYWQGTPNEDDSKLFSEGINRYYDVYGTEPDYLEMTELLAEFIMTLDKSRSYSSREFLKRCGQWLDKKNINCIVATAARNEVPVFCPAIADSPYGDAALIAESKGHHLTIDAIQDYVEFMGMGESVVDTGVVYIGGGVPKDFIQLFAVTGDLLYEDRKIPGRALGLNRKGTGEQETYYPHRYAIQITTDSPQWGGLSGCTFEEAVSWGKENPEGSLVQCYCDATIALPIVSHALSEKTQLKRKGTLLKFDD
- a CDS encoding leucine--tRNA ligase; amino-acid sequence: MEREYKPQEIEKKWQDFWAEKGTYKVSEETSGEKYYVLEMFPYPSGRIHMGHVRNYTIGDVVSRFKRARGFNVLHPIGWDAFGLPAENAAIQNAIHPSTWTRANIAQMKQQLMRLGFSYDWNREIATCDVEYYRWEQWLFTRLHREGLAYRKTSVVNWDPVDQTVLANEQVIDGKGWRSGAVVEKKEIPQWFLRVSDYSEELLDELEKMKGWPDAVKTMQRNWIGRSEGVEAEFRVDGEKSVLKIFTTRPDTIMGVTYLALAPEHPLVEETAKKNSEVADFLARCRKAPVSEAEIETMEKSGVPLGIEAIHPISGEKIPVWTANFVLMSYGTGAVMSVPAHDQRDWEFAKKYGLQIKQVIFPDDGSVFDIEKEAFTEKGVLGDSEWLSGLTSQEAFGEIAEFLQKNATGGTKINYRLRDWGISRQRYWGAPIPIVYCEQCGEVPVPDSDLPVELPLEIDIDGERIPALSKIESFIATSCPACGEPAKRETDTMDTFVESSWYFLRYASPDFKGGMFEPEKTSYWLPVDQYIGGIEHAILHLLYSRFFTKVLRDIGVFQLDEPFENLLTQGMVVKDGAKMSKSLGNTVDPDDMIVRYGADTVRMFMLFAAPVEKDLEWSEQGVNGMFRFLGRVWRFATGFFAEPENKEQIRELPAGGKSAVLAATTNRAIKKVTEDIESFKFNTAISAVMELFNELSTLWKEKSVEREHARASLLAITRLIYPMAPHFAEELWELSGESGSLVDKEWIKWDESAFESAEITIPVRVNSRVRNQISLSADADEETVREIALSDSRVKEYIAGREIKNFVYVPKRLVDIRV
- a CDS encoding uracil-DNA glycosylase; this encodes MSSSEFYETARALENYLRFCKEIGIEELPAEFAAGGTEIADTERNGTVLLSDRRKSRDSSAVKTLSEIREELGDCTRCRLCETRKSIVFGEGNPKARLVFVGEGPGRDEDIQGRPFVGRAGQLLTKITQAMKLERKDVYICNVVKCRPPGNRNPQPDEVASCEPFLMKQIESINPEVIVSLGSVATGLMLKLKNFKMGQLRGTFHQYGDSKLMITYHPAALLRNPSLKKPVWEDMKLVMKELGIPVSG
- a CDS encoding class I SAM-dependent methyltransferase yields the protein MKSQQFIKKTQNHYARVAAIYRSLRVTDSEPVLYIKGIIGDKGKIKAADVGAGAGRYARLFFEHLGKEDLFLYCYDTNEFMLESLEQYLEDHDIRNYVTKIAMAQELPIGDSALDAVFCFNAIHFFNAPKFLRESARVLKEGSFLFIYTRTKTQSMKSIWGKHFPSFNQKESDFYNTEKLEAEIKSTEGLELIETKTFILARENSLQELVERAQSKHYSTFYLYESQKFERSLAEFRKNIRESYEDPDKINWSDEKTMYTVLRK
- a CDS encoding NUDIX domain-containing protein → MRKPVQKAGVVAYRENNLGEIEVILVSSRKLNDSWVFPAGGVDYGETPAEAAERECLEESGYKVEIEQPLDIMVIEGGKRHVLYTFFRARAIEDTGDYERDRKRKWCGVDDLPDTVAYLFREVAESFQKNILGSQSRS